The Acidimicrobiia bacterium region CCGAACCGTGCCCATCACGCCATCACCGACCTGTGGAGGGCCGAGAAGCTGAGTGGCGTCGTCACGCAGAACATCGACGGTCTGCATCAGGAGGCCGGCGTATCCGACGATCATGTGGCCGAGCTCCACGGGAACATCCGACGAGCCAACTGCGTCGGATGTGGTGAGGATTGGGCGACCACCGAAGTGCTGGCGCGAGTGGAGGCTGGTGAGGCCGATCCGAGCTGCCCGACTTGCGGAGACATCATCAAGACGTCGACCGTCATGTTCGGAGAGGCTCTGCCGATGAACGAATGGGGTACTGCGCTGGTAATGGCCGCCCAGGCCGAGGCTGTCCTGGTCGTCGGAAGCACGCTGGGAGTCTTTCCGGCTGCCGACGTAGCCCTCGAACCGGCCCGGCGCGGCGTGCCGATGGTGATCGTCAACCTTGGACCAACCGACTACGACCACCTCGCCAGAGTGAAGCTCGATGGCATGGCGGGCGAACTCGTCCCCCAGCTGGCAGATGTCGTCCTGGGGCACTAGCCATCTGAGTCTGGCGGCCCCTCGAGGGAGAACCCGCGACTCGCGACCCGCAACGAGACAGGAGGAGACGGTGCCTACCGAGTATCAGCTCAGGGAGTACGTCGTCGAGGACGGCAAGTGGGACGAGTTCATCGAGGTTTTCGGGAAAGTAGTCGAGGCGCGGACGGCCGCCGGGTTCGACGTGGTCGGGGTGTGGATCGTTCCTGAAGAGAGACGGTTCATCTGGATCGTCTCCACCGACGATCCGGGCGGGATCGAAGGTGCTTCGCAGGTCTACTACGAATCGCCGGAGCGGAAGGCGCTGCGTCCCGAACCTGCCTCGTTCCTGACCGAGGTCAGCACGACCACGATGACGGTCCTCCCCGGGTTCTGACGGCGGCCGAAGCCGCCGGCTGTTTCTCTACACTCGGGACAGATGCAGCTGCCAATCGCCGTACTCGTGTCTGGATCGGGATCCAACCTCCAGGCCATCATTGATGCCGCGGCAGCAGACACTGATTTTGGAGCCGATGTCGTCACGGTGATCTCTGATCGTGCCGGGGTGCGCGGTCTCGAGCGGGCGGCGGCGGCCGGAATCCCGACCAGAGTCGTGCCGTGGGCCGGTGCCGGCACACGTCGGACGTTCACGGCAGCCGTATGCGATGCAGCCGAGCAGGCCGGAGCTCAGGCGCTGGTTCTGGCCGGGTTCATGCGGATCCTCACCCGGGAAGCCGTCGACCGGTTTCCGAACCGGATCCTCAACATCCACCCTGCCCTACTCCCCGCCTTCCCCGGCGCCCACGGTGTGCGGGATGCCCTGAATCATGGAGTCAAGGTCACCGGCGTCACGGTCCACTTCGTGGACGAGCACGTCGACCACGGGCCGATCATCGCCCAACGGGCGGTGCCTGTCGACCCGCAGGACACTGAGGAATCACTGCACGCCCGGATTCAAACTGAAGAACACGATCTCTTCCCGGAGGTCGTCAAGGCGTTCGCACATGGTCGGCTTCGCGTTGAAGGTCGAACCGTTGTGTGGGAAGGAGCATGATCGTGAGTCGTATCCCCGTTCGCAGAGCGCTCGTGTCGGTTTCGGACAAGCACGGACTCATCGACTTCGCGCGACGCCTCGTTGAATCCGATGTTGTGATCGTCTCGTCAGGAGGCACCGCGGCGCTTCTCGCCGAGGCCGGACTCCCCGTCACGACCGTGTCGGAGGTAACCGGTGCTCCTGAGATTCTTGGGGGTCGCGTGAAGACACTGCACCCACGAGTGCACGGCGGCATCCTCGCCGACCTGGCTGAGGATCATCACCGCCGGGAATTGGCCGAGCAGGGGATCGAGCCGTTCGAACTCGTCGTTTCCAACCTCTATCCATTCGAGAAGACCATTGCCCGGCCGCACGTAGCCGAAGGCGACGCGATCGAGGAGATCGACGTCGGCGGCCCAACGCTGGTGCGGGCGGCGGCCAAGAACCATGCCTGGGTAGGGATCGTGACTTCGCCGGATCAATACGACGAGGTGGCGTCGGCGGTCGAGGCCGGTGGCCTAGGTGCTCCGCTGCGGCGGCGGCTGGCCAGGGAAGCGTTCTTCCGGACGGCTGCGTACGACGCTGCCATCGTTGGCTGGTTCGAACGCGTAGACCATGGTCTGCCGGAACGGATGGTGCTGCCCCTGGAGCGCACGGCCGAACTCCGCTATGGAGAGAACCCGCATCAGCCGGGAGCCGCCTTCCGCACGCTCGGGCAATCGGCCTGGTGGGAGAGTGCCACCCAGATACAGGGCAAAGAGATGTCTTTCAACAATTACGTCGATGCGGATTCAGCCTGGCGCCACGTGCAGGAGTTCGAGGAGCCGGCCTGCGTCATCGTGAAACACACGAACGCCTGCGGTGTGGCGACGGCCGCCGATCTCGCCGGCGCCTTCCGACTCGCCTGGGATGCCGATCCGCAGTCGGCCTTCGGAAGCGTGATCGCCCTCAATCGTCCCCTCGACGGAGAGACCGCCACTGCGATGGCCGCCGCCGGCTTCATTGAGGTCGTCATTACTCCTGCGGTCGAAGACCTCGCACCGCTGGAGACGAAGACAAATCTGCGGGTCATCGTCGCCGGCGGGCCGCACCGACCGGGCTTCGATCTGCGGATGGTTGATGGAGGGTTCGTCGGGCAGGAGTGGGACACGACCGGCGTCGACGACGAATGGGCGGTGGTGTCAGACCGACCGCCGACGCCGGAGGAGATGCGCGACCTCCGCTTCGCCTGGCGGGTGGCCGCCCACACGAAGTCGAACGCGATCGTGATCGCCAGGGGAGGCCAGGCGGTTGGTATCGGCGCCGGTGACCAGAGCCGGATCGGGGCCTCCGAGCGGGCCGTCCGCCAGGCGGGTGACCGGGCTGCCGGGGCGGTGGCGGCCAGCGATGCGTTCTTCCCCTTTGCCGACGGCCTCGAGGCCCTGGCAGGGGCGGGTGTCACCGCCGTCGTCGAGCCGGGCGGCTCGAAGGGCGATGCCGAGGTGATCGCGGCTGCCAATGCAGGCGGGCTCGCTCTGGTCTTCACCGGACGTAGGCACTTCAGACATTGACCGACCGGCGGCCAATTGCCAATTGCCAATTGCCATACCAAGCAACGCGACATTTCGCCTCAAGAGCCG contains the following coding sequences:
- the purN gene encoding phosphoribosylglycinamide formyltransferase, giving the protein MQLPIAVLVSGSGSNLQAIIDAAAADTDFGADVVTVISDRAGVRGLERAAAAGIPTRVVPWAGAGTRRTFTAAVCDAAEQAGAQALVLAGFMRILTREAVDRFPNRILNIHPALLPAFPGAHGVRDALNHGVKVTGVTVHFVDEHVDHGPIIAQRAVPVDPQDTEESLHARIQTEEHDLFPEVVKAFAHGRLRVEGRTVVWEGA
- the purH gene encoding bifunctional phosphoribosylaminoimidazolecarboxamide formyltransferase/IMP cyclohydrolase, which produces MPVRRALVSVSDKHGLIDFARRLVESDVVIVSSGGTAALLAEAGLPVTTVSEVTGAPEILGGRVKTLHPRVHGGILADLAEDHHRRELAEQGIEPFELVVSNLYPFEKTIARPHVAEGDAIEEIDVGGPTLVRAAAKNHAWVGIVTSPDQYDEVASAVEAGGLGAPLRRRLAREAFFRTAAYDAAIVGWFERVDHGLPERMVLPLERTAELRYGENPHQPGAAFRTLGQSAWWESATQIQGKEMSFNNYVDADSAWRHVQEFEEPACVIVKHTNACGVATAADLAGAFRLAWDADPQSAFGSVIALNRPLDGETATAMAAAGFIEVVITPAVEDLAPLETKTNLRVIVAGGPHRPGFDLRMVDGGFVGQEWDTTGVDDEWAVVSDRPPTPEEMRDLRFAWRVAAHTKSNAIVIARGGQAVGIGAGDQSRIGASERAVRQAGDRAAGAVAASDAFFPFADGLEALAGAGVTAVVEPGGSKGDAEVIAAANAGGLALVFTGRRHFRH
- a CDS encoding Sir2 family NAD-dependent protein deacetylase, with translation MKDDFSAACDIIDNARRVLLFTGAGISTESGIPDFRGPDGLWSRVDPADFTIGRYLSDPELRKRRWRMHLDGELWGSRSVVRPNRAHHAITDLWRAEKLSGVVTQNIDGLHQEAGVSDDHVAELHGNIRRANCVGCGEDWATTEVLARVEAGEADPSCPTCGDIIKTSTVMFGEALPMNEWGTALVMAAQAEAVLVVGSTLGVFPAADVALEPARRGVPMVIVNLGPTDYDHLARVKLDGMAGELVPQLADVVLGH